The Candidatus Thermoplasmatota archaeon region ATTCCTGATAACCTCCTTAAAAATTTGCAGATTTTATTTGATGATATTCAATCAAAAACAAAAAAACTCGAGGCTTTAGAAAATGAGATAGAAGAAAGAAGTAAAAAATTATTTGAACAGGAAAAATTGTTTAAAGATTACATAAAATCTTATGTTGAACCAAAAGAAAAAGTAGCTCGTTCCACTAAAGAAATTGTCGTAGAAATTCCTTCCGAAGATCAAATTCTTGTTGAAGAAGAAATCAAGGATAATCTTATTATAGACGATAAAACTGATTGCGTTGCTATCACCCAGAGGGGTGTGTTGAAGAAGGTTAACAACTGTTTCGCGAATTTACTTGGTTACCAACCAGAAGAACTTGTTAACAAAAACTTGTTTGTTTTTATCGCCCCAGAGGGTATAGAGGAGGTAAAAAAACATTATCTAAATAGAT contains the following coding sequences:
- a CDS encoding PAS domain S-box protein codes for the protein MLNDVGPSYVLHYVVFGFFLVIVLVDHRRILSFVTPGKEPDRLLLESKKKPVFVETKTVSPIYETSYVQPKIVTAADKISEVKEIPDNLLKNLQILFDDIQSKTKKLEALENEIEERSKKLFEQEKLFKDYIKSYVEPKEKVARSTKEIVVEIPSEDQILVEEEIKDNLIIDDKTDCVAITQRGVLKKVNNCFANLLGYQPEELVNKNLFVFIAPEGIEEVKKHYLNR